A window of Mobula birostris isolate sMobBir1 unplaced genomic scaffold, sMobBir1.hap1 scaffold_4135, whole genome shotgun sequence contains these coding sequences:
- the LOC140193172 gene encoding epidermal differentiation-specific protein-like yields MSKITLYEKPDFTGEDQDFVDNILDLTVRKFDNTARSIRVIGQHWVAYAGKNFTGAFKVLGPGDHAYLGELDQKILSLRLVKEDLKNPEIVLYEHVNYNGQSRSIREATNDLRRAGFENLVSSHKVKEGVWILFQHANLCGERLITFEGNEWPNYCDFKWNDKLSSVKALLKSDFEL; encoded by the coding sequence ATGAGTAAAATCACTCTCTACGAAAAGCCCGACTTTACCGGGGAGGACCAGGACTTTGTGGACAACATTCTCGACCTTACTGTTCGGAAATTCGATAATACTGCCCGCTCGATCAGAGTAATCGGCCAGCACTGGGTGGCGTACGCCGGCAAAAACTTCACGGGGGCGTTCAAGGTGCTCGGTCCCGGAGACCACGCATATCTGGGCGAGCTGGATCAGAAAATTCTCTCTTTGCGGCTGGTGAAGGAGGATTTGAAGAACCCGGAGATCGTTCTGTACGAGCACGTCAACTATAACGGCCAAAGCCGCAGCATTAGGGAAGCGACGAATGATCTGAGGAGAGCCGGCTTCGAAAACCTCGTCTCTTCCCATAAGGTGAAGGAAGGCGTGTGGATTCTGTTCCAGCACGCCAACCTATGCGGTGAGCGACTCATCACTTTCGAGGGTAACGAATGGCCCAACTATTGCGATTTCAAGTGGAATGACAAGCTGTCCTCAGTCAAGGCCTTGCTGAAGAGCGACTTCGAGTTGTGA